A portion of the Lolium rigidum isolate FL_2022 chromosome 1, APGP_CSIRO_Lrig_0.1, whole genome shotgun sequence genome contains these proteins:
- the LOC124668287 gene encoding protein DETOXIFICATION 35-like has translation MKSVDGDAPAVSTAGEAARMVWEESKRLWGIGMPIAIATLSLFAVSSVTTIFVGHLGNLPLAAASIGLSVYSTFALGFLLGMGSALETLCGQAFGAGQVAMLGVYLQRSWIVLTAAALLMVPFFVFAEPLLLAIGQDAAVAHEAARFALYILPGTFSFAVNFPTGKFLQAQSKVLVLAWIGIAGICFHVALTYLVVTVLGWGTPGAAAAYDISLWAVALGQAAYIIGWCKDGWSGWSMAAFNDMWDFVKLSIASAVMLCLEIWYIGLITVVTGDLEDAQIAVDSLGICMNVNGWEGMIFIGLNAAISVRVSNELGSGRPRAAKHAVIVVIAESLLIGLICMVLVLIFRNKFSIIYTSDVELQHAVSKIAGLLGLTMVLNSVQPVISGVAIGGGWQGLVAYINLGCYYVFGLPLGYLLGYKLNYGVMGIWSGMLCGIALQTLILLFIVWRTDWSAEAALASRNVRKWSGTDETKPLLEEN, from the exons ATGAAGTCCGTCGACGGCGACGCGCCGGCGGTGAGCACCGCGGGGGAGGCCGCGCGGATGGTGTGGGAGGAGTCCAAGCGCCTCTGGGGCATCGGCATGCCCATCGCTATCGCCACCCTCAGCTTGTTCGCCGTCAGCTCCGTCACCACCATCTTCGTCGGCCACCTCGGCAACCTGCCGCTCGCCGCCGCATCCATCGGCCTCTCCGTCTACTCCACCTTCGCCCTCGGATTCCTA ctcggcatggGGAGCGCGCTGGAGACGCTCTGCGGCCAGGCGTTCGGCGCCGGCCAGGTCGCCATGCTCGGCGTCTACCTGCAGCGTTCATGGATCGTCCtcaccgccgccgcgctcctcatGGTGCCCTTCTTCGTCTTCGCCGAGCCGCTGCTCCTCGCCATCGGCCAGGACGCCGCCGTGGCGCACGAGGCCGCGCGCTTTGCGCTCTACATCCTCCCCGGCACCTTCTCCTTCGCCGTCAACTTCCCCACCGGCAAGTTCCTGCAGGCGCAGAGCAAGGTCCTCGTACtcgcctggatcggcatcgcgggGATCTGCTTCCACGTCGCGCTCACCTACCTAGTCGTCACCGTCCTCGGGTGGGGAACCCCTGGCGCCGCGGCCGCATACGACATCTCGCTCTGGGCCGTCGCGCTGGGCCAGGCGGCATACATCATCGGCTGGTGCAAGGACGGGTGGAGTGGGTGGTCCATGGCGGCGTTCAACGATATGTGGGACTTCGTCAAGCTCTCAATCGCGTCCGCCGTCATGCTCTGCCTCGAGATTTGGTACATCGGCCTCATCACCGTCGTCACCGGCGATCTCGAGGATGCGCAGATTGCCGTCGATTCGCTTGGCATCTG CATGAACGTAAACGGATGGGAGGGTATGATCTTCATCGGTCTCAATGCTGCTATCAG TGTCCGAGTCTCCAACGAGCTGGGTTCTGGCCGTCCAAGGGCAGCGAAGCACGCTGTAATCGTCGTCATCGCCGAGTCGCTGCTCATCGGCCTGATATGCATGGTCCTCgtcttgatcttcagaaataaatTCTCCATCATCTACACGAGCGATGTGGAGCTCCAGCACGCAGTCTCCAAGATTGCAGGACTGCTCGGATTGACCATGGTGCTCAACAGCGTGCAGCCTGTGATTTCAG GCGTTGCTATCGGAGGAGGATGGCAAGGCCTTGTCGCATACATCAACCTAGGCTGCTACTATGTTTTCGGATTACCCTTGGGCTACCTTCTCGGCTACAAGCTCAACTACGGAGTTATG GGGATTTGGTCTGGCATGCTTTGCGGGATTGCACTTCAGACACTGATTTTACTCTTCATAGTGTGGAGAACAGATTGGAGTGCAGAG GCTGCGCTAGCTTCAAGAAATGTGCGAAAGTGGAGCGGCACCGATGAAACCAAACCTCTCCTAGAAGAGAATTAG